A genome region from Pseudomonas anguilliseptica includes the following:
- a CDS encoding alpha-2-macroglobulin family protein — protein sequence MPKNGLLLALVLSLLSACDSSTSGPAEVTATQATPVSSETAKPTVDRKALAERYAGRELTVVDVSEVQLEGASTLSISFSVPLDPEQKLAERMHLVDSKSGKVDGAWELSDNLMEVRLRHLEPQRKLVLTVDSGLLGLNGKSLAAEQVTRLETRDLQASVGFASRGSLLPTRLAEGLPVIALNVDKINVEFFRIKPESLPAFLNRWGRSSNLDNWEARSLLPMADLVYGGRFDLNPARNTRETLLLPIAGLEPFKQPGVYLAVMREAGSYNYSQPATLFTLSDIGLSVRRYQNRIDVFTQALAGGAALGDVRLEILNAEGQVLAEGKTDGAGHGELPLPPKAEVLLAHQGEQTSLLRLNTAALDLAEFDIAGPVAHPLQFFVFGPRDLYRPGETVLLNGLLRDADGRAVKAQPVNVEVRRPDEQVSRKFVWQADDAGLYQYQLQLADEAPTGRWQLLFDLGDGRQQLYEFSVEDFLPERMALELKGSEEPYTPAENAQFEVTGRYLYGAPAAGNRLSGQLYVRPLREAVASLPGYQFGSVTEEELSEDIELDETSLDEQGKASLDIESRWADAKSPLRLILQASLQESGGRAITRRVVQPVWPAERLPGVRGLFDGEEVDADSLAEFEVLVADAEGNKLAADQLSVRLIRERRDYFWNFSESDGWSHNYTEKFLTLNEENLKVAAGGTAKISFPVEWGPYRIEVIDGQTGLLSSMRFWAGYRWQDNADGGAVRPDQVKLALDKPAYVDGDTAQVTVTPPAAGKGYLMVESSEGPLWWQEIEVPAEGKSFDIPIAKDWARHDLYVSALVIRPGERKSNATPKRAVGLLHLPLERAPRKLALTLTVAEKMRPNQPLKVKVQARNADGSIPKQAQVLVAAVDVGILNITEYATPDPFANFFGRKAYGADQLDIYGQLIEAGQGRVAKLAFGGDAALAGGGKRPDTSVLIVALQSEPLKLNEQGEGEVSLAIPDFNGELRLMAQAWTDEHYGMGEGKTVVAAPLIAELSAPRFLAGGDETTLALDLSNLSGREQKLDVQMSAEGQLRLAQNPGAAVAPITLADGQRTILRIPVTALGGYGQGRVKVSVNGLALPGEDLPPFSREWTLGIRPAYPAQLQHFRAVLKGDSWLLPADALSRFEAAGLEAQLAISSRPPLNLGEQIRALKAYPYGCLEQTTSGLYPSLYADAATLKRLGVEAEPDEQRKRSIELGIERLLSMQRYNGSFGLWGADSDEEYWLTAYVSDFLLRAREQGFGVPEEALKKANERLLRYLQERHLIEVNYSDNANHSRFAVQAYAGYVLARSQQAPLGALRSLYERRSDALSGLPLVHLAVALQKMGDQPRADELLSAGLARGRESNNWLADYGSPLRDQALILALLEEHDLAKNRREERLFNLADEVAGQQWLSTQERNSLYLAGRNLLSKPEPSWSAALQSGSLAFELSNAQPGLKLDGSDLAAPLSISNSADKPGDTPLYQQLTLSGYPRQAPAAGGENLSIYREYLGMDGQPLDLSNLQSGELVLVHLAVSAKQRVPDALVVDLLPAGLELENQNLAKSSASLDDASSAVKAWRESMQNAALKHQEFRGDRYVAALDVNGYDTTHLLYLARAVTPGSYRVPPPQVESMYRPNWQALGTTPGRLVVKER from the coding sequence ATGCCGAAGAATGGACTGCTTCTGGCACTTGTCCTGAGCCTGCTCAGCGCCTGTGATTCATCCACCTCTGGGCCCGCCGAAGTAACGGCGACCCAAGCCACCCCTGTCAGCAGCGAGACGGCCAAACCGACGGTTGACCGCAAGGCGCTGGCCGAGCGATACGCCGGCCGCGAACTGACGGTGGTGGATGTCTCGGAAGTGCAGCTCGAAGGCGCCAGCACGCTGTCGATCAGCTTCTCGGTGCCGCTTGATCCCGAGCAGAAGCTCGCCGAGCGCATGCACCTGGTCGATAGCAAAAGCGGCAAGGTCGACGGTGCCTGGGAACTGAGCGACAACCTGATGGAGGTGCGCCTGCGCCATCTGGAGCCGCAGCGCAAGCTGGTGCTGACGGTGGATTCCGGGTTGCTCGGGCTGAATGGCAAAAGCCTCGCCGCCGAGCAGGTTACCCGCCTGGAAACCCGCGACCTGCAAGCCAGCGTCGGCTTCGCCAGCCGTGGCTCCTTGCTGCCCACGCGCCTCGCCGAAGGCCTGCCGGTAATCGCGCTGAACGTGGACAAGATCAATGTCGAGTTCTTCCGCATCAAGCCCGAGTCGCTACCGGCCTTCCTTAACCGCTGGGGCCGCTCGAGCAATCTGGATAACTGGGAAGCCCGCAGTCTGCTGCCGATGGCGGACCTGGTCTATGGCGGCCGCTTTGACCTGAACCCGGCGCGCAATACCCGCGAAACCCTGCTGCTGCCAATTGCTGGCCTGGAGCCGTTCAAGCAGCCCGGCGTGTACCTGGCGGTGATGCGTGAAGCCGGCAGCTACAACTATTCGCAGCCGGCCACGCTGTTCACCCTGAGTGATATAGGTCTGTCCGTACGGCGTTATCAGAACCGTATCGATGTGTTCACCCAGGCCCTGGCCGGGGGGGCAGCGCTGGGTGATGTGCGCCTGGAAATCCTCAACGCAGAAGGCCAGGTGCTGGCCGAAGGCAAAACCGATGGTGCCGGCCATGGTGAACTGCCGCTGCCGCCCAAGGCCGAAGTGCTGCTGGCCCACCAGGGTGAACAGACCAGCCTGCTGCGCCTGAACACCGCGGCGCTGGACCTGGCTGAATTCGACATTGCCGGGCCTGTCGCCCACCCGTTGCAGTTCTTCGTATTTGGCCCGCGTGATCTTTATCGCCCGGGCGAGACCGTGCTGCTCAACGGCCTGCTGCGCGATGCCGATGGCCGCGCGGTAAAAGCCCAGCCGGTAAATGTCGAAGTGCGCCGTCCGGATGAGCAGGTCAGCCGCAAGTTCGTCTGGCAGGCCGATGACGCCGGTTTGTATCAGTACCAGCTGCAACTGGCCGATGAAGCGCCGACCGGGCGCTGGCAGCTGCTGTTCGACCTCGGCGATGGTCGCCAGCAGCTGTATGAGTTCTCTGTGGAAGACTTCCTGCCGGAACGTATGGCGCTGGAACTCAAGGGCAGTGAAGAGCCCTATACACCTGCGGAGAACGCCCAGTTCGAGGTCACCGGACGCTATCTGTATGGCGCCCCGGCAGCCGGCAATCGCCTCAGCGGGCAACTCTATGTCCGTCCGCTGCGTGAGGCGGTGGCCAGCCTGCCGGGCTATCAGTTCGGTTCGGTTACCGAAGAAGAGCTGAGCGAGGACATCGAGCTGGATGAAACCAGCCTGGACGAGCAGGGCAAGGCCAGCCTGGATATCGAGAGCCGCTGGGCCGATGCCAAATCGCCGCTGCGTCTGATTCTGCAAGCCAGCCTGCAGGAGTCCGGTGGTCGGGCGATTACCCGGCGGGTTGTTCAGCCGGTGTGGCCGGCCGAGCGTCTGCCAGGTGTGCGCGGGCTGTTTGACGGCGAAGAAGTGGACGCCGACAGCCTGGCCGAGTTCGAAGTGCTGGTGGCCGATGCCGAGGGCAACAAGCTGGCAGCCGATCAGCTCAGCGTGCGCCTGATCCGTGAGCGCCGCGACTATTTCTGGAACTTCTCCGAGAGCGATGGCTGGAGCCATAACTACACCGAGAAATTCCTCACCCTTAACGAAGAAAACCTCAAGGTCGCTGCCGGCGGTACTGCCAAGATCAGTTTCCCGGTGGAGTGGGGCCCGTATCGCATCGAGGTAATCGACGGCCAGACCGGCCTGCTCAGCAGCATGCGCTTCTGGGCCGGCTACCGCTGGCAGGACAACGCCGACGGCGGCGCCGTGCGCCCGGATCAGGTCAAACTGGCGCTGGATAAACCGGCTTACGTCGATGGCGACACCGCCCAGGTCACCGTCACCCCGCCTGCTGCGGGCAAGGGCTACCTGATGGTGGAATCCAGCGAAGGACCGCTGTGGTGGCAGGAAATCGAAGTGCCGGCCGAGGGCAAGAGCTTCGATATCCCGATTGCCAAGGACTGGGCACGCCATGACCTGTATGTCAGCGCCCTGGTGATCCGTCCCGGCGAGCGCAAGAGCAATGCCACGCCAAAACGTGCGGTCGGCCTGCTGCACCTGCCGCTGGAACGTGCGCCGCGCAAACTGGCGCTGACCCTCACCGTTGCGGAAAAGATGCGCCCCAATCAGCCTCTGAAGGTCAAGGTGCAGGCGCGCAACGCCGACGGCAGCATCCCGAAACAGGCGCAGGTGCTGGTGGCCGCCGTGGATGTCGGCATTCTCAATATCACCGAGTACGCCACGCCCGATCCATTCGCCAACTTCTTTGGCCGTAAGGCCTACGGCGCGGATCAGCTGGATATCTACGGGCAACTGATCGAGGCAGGGCAAGGTCGGGTGGCCAAACTGGCCTTCGGTGGTGACGCGGCGCTGGCCGGTGGCGGCAAGCGGCCGGATACCAGCGTGCTGATCGTCGCCCTGCAGAGTGAGCCGCTGAAGCTGAATGAGCAGGGTGAAGGCGAAGTCAGCCTGGCTATCCCCGACTTCAACGGCGAACTACGGCTGATGGCGCAAGCCTGGACCGATGAGCATTACGGCATGGGCGAAGGCAAGACGGTGGTCGCTGCGCCGCTGATTGCCGAGCTATCCGCGCCACGCTTCCTCGCCGGGGGCGATGAAACCACCCTGGCCCTGGACCTGAGCAACCTGTCCGGGCGTGAACAGAAACTCGATGTGCAAATGAGTGCCGAAGGCCAGCTGCGTCTGGCGCAGAACCCCGGTGCAGCGGTAGCGCCAATCACCCTGGCCGATGGTCAGCGCACCATCCTGCGCATTCCGGTCACCGCCTTGGGCGGTTACGGCCAAGGGCGTGTCAAGGTTAGTGTCAACGGCCTGGCCCTGCCCGGTGAGGATCTGCCGCCGTTCAGCCGAGAGTGGACCCTGGGCATTCGCCCGGCCTACCCGGCGCAGCTGCAGCATTTCCGTGCGGTGCTAAAAGGTGACAGCTGGCTGCTGCCGGCTGATGCCCTGAGCCGTTTCGAGGCTGCCGGTCTGGAAGCACAGTTGGCGATTTCCAGCAGGCCGCCGCTGAATCTTGGCGAGCAGATTCGCGCACTCAAGGCCTATCCGTACGGCTGTCTGGAGCAGACCACCAGTGGTCTGTATCCGTCGCTGTACGCCGATGCGGCCACGCTCAAGCGCCTGGGCGTGGAAGCTGAGCCGGATGAGCAACGCAAGCGCTCCATCGAACTGGGCATCGAGCGCCTGCTGAGCATGCAGCGCTACAACGGCAGTTTCGGTCTGTGGGGCGCGGACAGTGATGAGGAATACTGGCTGACTGCCTACGTCAGCGACTTCCTCCTGCGTGCCCGCGAGCAGGGCTTCGGCGTGCCGGAAGAGGCGCTGAAAAAAGCCAACGAACGCCTGCTGCGCTACCTGCAGGAGCGTCACCTGATCGAGGTCAACTACAGCGACAACGCCAACCACAGCCGCTTTGCCGTGCAGGCCTACGCCGGTTACGTGCTGGCACGCAGCCAACAGGCGCCGCTGGGTGCCTTGCGTAGCCTGTATGAACGGCGCAGCGATGCACTGTCCGGCTTGCCGCTGGTGCACCTGGCCGTGGCGCTGCAGAAAATGGGCGATCAGCCGCGTGCCGATGAACTGCTGAGCGCCGGCCTGGCCCGTGGTCGTGAGAGCAATAACTGGCTGGCCGACTACGGCAGCCCGCTGCGCGATCAGGCGCTGATTCTGGCGCTGCTCGAAGAGCATGACCTAGCGAAAAATCGCCGTGAAGAGCGGTTGTTCAACCTGGCTGACGAAGTGGCCGGGCAGCAGTGGCTGTCGACCCAGGAACGCAATTCGCTGTACCTGGCTGGGCGCAATCTGCTGAGCAAACCAGAGCCGAGCTGGAGCGCCGCGCTGCAAAGCGGCAGCCTGGCCTTCGAACTGAGCAATGCCCAGCCGGGCCTCAAGCTCGATGGCAGTGATCTGGCGGCGCCGCTGAGCATCAGCAATTCGGCGGACAAACCGGGCGACACGCCGCTGTATCAACAGCTGACGCTGTCCGGGTACCCGCGTCAGGCCCCTGCAGCCGGTGGCGAGAATCTCAGCATCTACCGCGAGTACCTGGGCATGGATGGCCAGCCGCTGGATCTGAGCAATCTGCAGAGTGGCGAGCTGGTGCTGGTGCACCTGGCCGTATCCGCCAAGCAGCGCGTACCGGATGCCCTGGTGGTCGACCTGTTGCCGGCGGGCCTGGAGCTGGAAAACCAGAACCTGGCGAAAAGTTCGGCCAGCCTGGACGATGCCAGCAGTGCAGTGAAAGCGTGGCGTGAGTCGATGCAGAATGCGGCGCTCAAGCATCAAGAGTTCCGGGGGGATCGCTACGTCGCGGCGCTGGATGTAAACGGCTACGACACCACCCATCTGCTGTACCTGGCCCGCGCCGTTACCCCTGGCAGCTACCGCGTGCCGCCACCGCAAGTGGAGTCGATGTACCGGCCGAACTGGCAGGCCCTGGGTACCACGCCAGGGCGTCTGGTAGTTAAGGAGCGCTAG
- a CDS encoding MATE family efflux transporter, with product MLNAIRDAWQHTPTHKRVWALAAPMILCNLSVPLVALVDSAVIGHLPHAHQLAAVAVGGSLYTLLTWAVGFLRMGTTGFSAQAAGRADGGALRQVLLQGLLLGVLLAFVLISLAIPLSSAALALMQPSAQLDEMARSYLYIRLLGLPAALATYALVGWLLGTQNARGPLAILLTTNLLNVALDLLFVLGLHWGVAGAAWASVIAEWSGALLGLYLARRALRAYAGTLDWAALSRWLNWRPLLAVNRDIFIRTLALQAVFFLITVQGTRLGDATVAANALLLNGLLLAAHALDGLAHALEALCGHALGARDRSALRRTLIVAGGWSLFASLGFALFFLLGGHWFISLQTNIAAVRETAFVYLPYLALLPLIAVWSYLLDGLFIGATRAREMRDAMLLALLLSLPLAWALQPLGNQGLWLAFLSFMGLRSLCLGGYAYRLTRADHWFAPSQSGAPYAQP from the coding sequence TTGTTAAACGCCATACGCGATGCCTGGCAGCACACGCCTACCCATAAACGGGTGTGGGCACTGGCTGCGCCAATGATCCTCTGCAACCTTTCGGTGCCGCTGGTGGCGCTGGTCGACAGTGCGGTGATCGGCCATCTACCGCACGCCCACCAATTGGCCGCCGTGGCCGTAGGCGGCAGCCTGTACACCCTGCTGACCTGGGCAGTGGGATTTCTGCGCATGGGCACCACCGGTTTCAGCGCCCAGGCGGCGGGCCGCGCTGATGGCGGCGCGCTACGTCAGGTGCTGCTGCAGGGCTTGCTGCTCGGCGTGCTGCTGGCGTTCGTTTTGATCAGCCTGGCCATCCCCTTGAGCAGCGCCGCATTAGCGTTGATGCAGCCCTCGGCGCAACTCGATGAGATGGCGCGTAGCTATCTGTATATCCGCCTGCTCGGGCTACCCGCAGCGCTGGCCACCTATGCCCTGGTTGGCTGGCTGCTGGGTACGCAGAACGCGCGCGGGCCGCTGGCCATTCTGCTGACCACCAATCTGCTGAATGTTGCCCTCGATCTGCTGTTTGTCCTCGGCCTGCACTGGGGCGTGGCCGGCGCGGCCTGGGCCTCGGTGATTGCCGAATGGAGCGGTGCGCTGCTCGGTCTGTACCTGGCCCGCCGCGCCTTGCGTGCCTATGCCGGCACGCTGGACTGGGCAGCGCTAAGCCGCTGGCTGAACTGGCGACCGCTACTGGCGGTAAACCGCGACATCTTTATTCGCACCCTGGCACTGCAGGCGGTGTTCTTTCTGATCACCGTACAAGGCACCCGCCTGGGCGATGCCACCGTGGCAGCCAACGCCCTGCTGCTCAACGGCCTGCTCCTCGCCGCCCATGCCCTCGATGGCCTGGCCCACGCACTGGAGGCGCTATGCGGACATGCCTTGGGCGCCCGTGATCGCAGCGCGCTGCGCCGCACGCTGATTGTCGCCGGCGGCTGGTCGCTGTTCGCCAGCCTGGGTTTTGCGCTGTTCTTTCTACTCGGCGGGCACTGGTTTATCAGTCTGCAGACCAATATCGCGGCGGTGCGCGAAACCGCATTCGTCTACCTACCGTACCTCGCCCTGCTGCCGCTGATCGCAGTCTGGAGCTACCTGCTCGACGGTCTGTTTATCGGTGCCACCCGCGCCCGCGAGATGCGCGATGCCATGCTGCTGGCCCTGCTGCTCAGTCTGCCGCTGGCCTGGGCCCTGCAGCCACTGGGCAATCAGGGCTTGTGGCTGGCCTTCCTGAGCTTTATGGGACTGCGCAGCCTGTGCCTGGGTGGCTATGCTTACCGCCTGACCCGTGCCGACCACTGGTTCGCCCCTAGCCAATCAGGAGCCCCTTATGCTCAGCCCTGA